A genomic window from Osmia bicornis bicornis chromosome 6, iOsmBic2.1, whole genome shotgun sequence includes:
- the LOC114873111 gene encoding uncharacterized protein LOC114873111: MGEGRLAKPQLRNLHLTRIKKSLGIMVGIVTAVGLGYKLFVIDVYERKMEEFYKHYDAEKSLKRMDEAGLMQSTSG; the protein is encoded by the exons atGGGAGAAGGACGGTTAGCAAAACCTCAACTCCGTAACCTTCACCTTACACGTATTAAGAAAAGTTTGGGAATAATGGTAGGAATTGTTACTGCTGTAGGGCTTGGTTATAAACTGTTTGTTATTGATGTATACGAGAGGAAAATGGAAGAGTTTTAtaa gCATTATGATGCAGAgaaatcattaaaaagaaTGGATGAGGCTGGACTTATGCAGTCTACCAGTggttaa
- the LOC114873110 gene encoding uncharacterized protein LOC114873110, whose protein sequence is MEQMIALSTQNPLTLLVKFGMMAWNDTCGNENCSGHGECHNGTCLCEIQFDGLECHVPNLSYYIAFATIFFMLAFICLIQLIMCIIAEWQKMKAPSFLRACRITTQKVLYFIVFLASLIRGAYFTSPTAFKEGWSRSLLSAYYPLVLSGSSLIVCFWAEVFHLKDMSWDKPQFLSKSFMGFVVFNVLTYSLLLAEFITVQIYSQEYQGFYTNVFNGCYAVLLFIVVVFFLIYGVEVFFKVRGGFLYDYQDSTVVLNKRMVSDLKVNAEEQVTTKLFDPIPSTSQSSQVQQQINISQLHQSRVGLLSQAFMLFIVVGFLCGETFGELWKAKVPLYSRNWHDVVFRVIEVGVILWFPCVLWNCFSPEQLWILNPKRILKRLDHSKYLKEIELQDKSGEQDTSPFSDETSISSKDCWICYDSDRQDAGPLIQPCQCRGDVSAVHHNCLRRWLVESSINADSLTCKVCGTQYNVEHTNRLDWQNSITSRHCLQTIVIVTTMCGSSAAAWTLIQLVEGPIIRMFAAGTALLVMYVCIRFLSLNTVVAYQRAKISSLNIIGSDNSGTTHVSTISHTVCVDLPKSETAAI, encoded by the exons ATGGAACAAATGATTGCCTTGAGTACACAAAATCCATTAACTTTATTAGTAAAGTTTGGAATGATGGCTTGGAATGATACTTGTGGCAATGAAAATTGTTCTGGACATGGAGAATGTCATAATGGTACTTGTTTGTGTGAG ATTCAATTCGATGGATTAGAATGTCATGTTCCAAATTTAAGTTACTATATCGCATTTGCAACTATATTCTTTATGTTGGCATTTATATGCCTAATCCAACTTATCATGTGTATCATTGCTGAATGGCAAAAAATGAAAGCACCATCATTTCTGAGAGCTTGTAGGATTACTACGCaaaaagttttatattttattgtgtTTCTTGCTTCATTGATAAGAGGAGCATATTTTACATCTCCg ACTGCATTCAAGGAGGGATGGTCTAGAAGTTTATTGTCCGCATATTATCCACTTGTTTTAAGTGGATCTTCATTAATTGTTTGTTTCTGGGCTGAAGTATTTCATTTGAAAGATATGTCATGGGATAAACCACAGTTTCTTTCAAAATCATTTATGGGCTTtgtggtattcaatgtactaACATATTCTCTGCTGTTGGCAGAATTTATTACGGTTCAGATATATTCACAAGAATATCAG GGATTCTATACCAATGTCTTTAACGGATGTTACGCAGTACTCCTATTTATTGTAGTAGTTTTCTTCTTAATTTATGGAGTAGAAGTATTTTTCAAG gtTCGAGGTGGATTCCTTTATGATTATCAAGATAGCACAGTAGTCTTGAACAAGCGTATGGTCTCTGATTTAAAAGTTAATGCTGAAGAACAAGTAACCACAAAATTATTTGATCCAATCCCAAGTACTTCGCAGTCTTCGCAAGTGCaacaacaaataaatatttctcagTTACATCAATCTCGCGTTGGATTATTGTCACAAGCTTTTATGCTTTTCATCGTTGTCGGATTTTTGTGTGGCGAAACATTCGGGGAATTGTGGAAAGCTAA agTTCCCCTGTACAGCAGAAATTGGCACGATGTCGTTTTTCGCGTTATCGAAGTAGGAGTAATATTATGGTTTCCCTGTGTGTTATGGAATTGTTTCAG TCCAGAACAATTATGGATTTTAAATCCAAAACGTATTTTGAAAAGATTAGATCACTCCAAGTATTTGAAAGAAATCGAATTACAAGATAAAAGTGGAGAACAAGATACTTCTCCCTTCTCGGATGAAACATCAATTAGTAGCAAAGATTGTTGGATTTGTTACGATAGCGATAGGCAAGATGCCGGCCCATTGATACAACCTTGTCAATGTAGAGGTGATGTCAGTGCAGTACATCACAATTGTTTGCGACGATGGTTGGTTGAG AGTTCTATAAATGCTGATAGTCTTACTTGCAAAGTATGTGGTACACAATATAATGTGGAACATACAAATAGATTAGACTGGCAAAACAGCATTACTTCACGCCATTGTTTGCAAACAATTGTTATTGTTACAACAATGTGTGGATCGTCAGCTGCTGCTTGGACACTTATTCAATTAGTAGAGGGTCCAATTATCCGAATGTTCGCTGCTGGTACTGCATTATTAGTAATGTATGTTTGTATAAG GTTTTTAAGTTTAAATACAGTTGTGGCATATCAGCGTGCTAAAATTTCGTCTTTAAATATAATTGGCTCTGACAATAGTGGAACTACACATGTTTCTACTATTAGTCACACGGTTTGTGTAGACTTGCCAAAATCAGAAACAGCAGCAATATAA
- the LOC114873065 gene encoding serine/threonine-protein phosphatase 2A 65 kDa regulatory subunit A alpha isoform isoform X1: MAASDSTTDDSIYPIAVLIDELKNEDVQLRLNSIKKLSTIALALGIERTRSELIPFLTESMYDEDEVLLALAEQLGQFTPLVGGPEHVHCLLKPLETLATVEETVVRDKAVESLRTIAAQHSPTDLEEQFVPLIHRLATGDWFTSRTSACALFSVCYPRVNPTVKACLRNHFRNLCQDDTPMARRAAASNLGEFAKVMEIECVKADLIPMFVILAQDEQDSVRLLTVEACVSIASLLPQEDVEQLLMPTLRQCVSDQSWRVRYMVADKFTDLQKALGPEITKTDLVPAFQVLLKDIEAEVRAAAADKVRDFCQNLDKFNQESIIMTNILPIVKELVSDPNQHVKSALASVIMGLSPILGKHNTIEHLLPLFLSQLRDEYSEVRLNIISNLECVNEVIGIQQLSQSLLPAIVELAEDSKWRVRYAIIEYMPLLAGQLGVEFFDEKLNSLCMTWLVDHVYAIREAATLNLKKLVEKFGPEWAQNTVIPKVLAMSRDQNYLHRMTCLFCINVLAEVCGPEITTKVMLPTVLGMATDNVANVRFNVAKTLQKIGPYLEPSAVQTQVKPVLDKLNTDSDVDVKYFASEAIAGIAG; this comes from the exons ATGGCAGCGAGCGACTCTACCACGGACGACAGTATTTATCCGATCGCAGTTTTGATCGACGAACTGAAAAACGAAGATGTCCAG TTACGGCTAAACTCGATAAAAAAATTGTCTACAATTGCGCTTGCTTTGGGCATTGAACGAACGCGTAGCGAATTGATACCATTTCTAACAGAGTCTATGTACGATGAAGATGAAGTTCTACTAGCATTGGCAGAACAACTTGGACAATTCACTCCCCTTGTAGGAGGTCCAGAACATGTACACTGTTTACTG AAACCTTTAGAAACATTAGCAACAGTTGAAGAAACTGTAGTTCGAGACAAAGCAGTGGAGTCACTGAGAACTATCGCTGCCCAACACAGTCCGACAGATTTGGAAGAACAGTTTGTTCCCTTGATACATCGTTTAGCCACAGGAGATTGGTTCACATCAAGAACTTCGGCATGTGCTCTATTCAGTGTTTGTTACCCGCGAGTCAATCCGACAGTCAAAG CCTGCTTACGAAATCACTTCCGCAATTTGTGTCAAGATGACACACCAATGGCGCGTCGAGCTGCAGCCTCGAATTTAGGAGAATTTGCGAAAGTTATGGAAATTGAATGTGTAAAAGCCGATTTAATTCCAATGTTTGTCATTCTGGCTCAAGACGAACAA GATTCAGTTCGTCTTTTAACCGTTGAAGCGTGTGTTAGTATTGCATCTCTGTTACCTCAAGAAGATGTAGAACAATTACTTATGCCTACACTTCGACAGTGCGTAAGCGATCAATCGTGGCGTGTACGTTACATGGTGGCTGATAAATTCACTGAC CTTCAGAAAGCTTTAGGTCCAGAAATCACCAAAACGGATCTTGTACCAGCATTTCAAGTATTATTAAAAGATATAGAAGCTGAAGTACGAGCTGCAGCGGCCGATAAAGTCCGTGATTTCTGTCAAAATCTCGACAAATTTAACCAAGAGTCCATTATTATGACAAATATATTACCAATAGTTAAGGAACTTGTATCAGATCCAAATCAACATGTAAAATCAGCTCTAGCGAGTGTTATAATGGGTCTTAGTCCGATACTTGGAAAACACAA CACAATTGAACATCTGTTACCGTTATTCTTATCGCAACTTAGAGATGAATATTCAGAAGTTCGTTTAAATATTATCAGTAATTTAGAATGTGTTAACGAAGTTATTGGCATACAACAACTTTCACAGTCGCTTCTGCCAGCTATTGTTGAATTAGCCGAAGATTCAAAATGGCGAGTAAGATATGCCATTATAGA ATATATGCCATTACTAGCTGGGCAACTTGGTGTTGAATTCTTTGATGAGAAGCTCAACTCTTTATGCATGACTTGGTTAGTCGATCATGTTTATGCTATTAGAGAAGCAGCAACGTTAAACTTGAAAAAACTGGTAGAAAAATTCGGCCCTGAATGGGCGCAAAACACTGTAATACCTAAAGTGTTAGCAATGTCAAGGGATCAAAATTACCTTCACAGAATGACGTgtctattttgtattaat GTATTGGCTGAAGTATGCGGTCCGGAAATAACAACAAAAGTAATGCTTCCAACTGTCTTAGGAATGGCAACTGACAATGTTGCAAATGTACGATTTAATGTTGCTAAAACTCTTCAAAAGATCGGACCTTATCTTGAACCTAGCGCGGTACAGACTCAGGTAAAACCTGTGCTTGATAAGCTCAATACTGATAGTGATGTTGATGTAAAGTATTTTGCTTCAGAAGCAATTGCCGGCATCGCAG GTTGA
- the LOC114873065 gene encoding serine/threonine-protein phosphatase 2A 65 kDa regulatory subunit A alpha isoform isoform X2, with the protein MAASDSTTDDSIYPIAVLIDELKNEDVQLRLNSIKKLSTIALALGIERTRSELIPFLTESMYDEDEVLLALAEQLGQFTPLVGGPEHVHCLLKPLETLATVEETVVRDKAVESLRTIAAQHSPTDLEEQFVPLIHRLATGDWFTSRTSACALFSVCYPRVNPTVKACLRNHFRNLCQDDTPMARRAAASNLGEFAKVMEIECVKADLIPMFVILAQDEQDSVRLLTVEACVSIASLLPQEDVEQLLMPTLRQCVSDQSWRVRYMVADKFTDLQKALGPEITKTDLVPAFQVLLKDIEAEVRAAAADKVRDFCQNLDKFNQESIIMTNILPIVKELVSDPNQHVKSALASVIMGLSPILGKHNTIEHLLPLFLSQLRDEYSEVRLNIISNLECVNEVIGIQQLSQSLLPAIVELAEDSKWRVRYAIIEYMPLLAGQLGVEFFDEKLNSLCMTWLVDHVYAIREAATLNLKKLVEKFGPEWAQNTVIPKVLAMSRDQNYLHRMTCLFCINVLAEVCGPEITTKVMLPTVLGMATDNVANVRFNVAKTLQKIGPYLEPSAVQTQVKPVLDKLNTDSDVDVKYFASEAIAGIAA; encoded by the exons ATGGCAGCGAGCGACTCTACCACGGACGACAGTATTTATCCGATCGCAGTTTTGATCGACGAACTGAAAAACGAAGATGTCCAG TTACGGCTAAACTCGATAAAAAAATTGTCTACAATTGCGCTTGCTTTGGGCATTGAACGAACGCGTAGCGAATTGATACCATTTCTAACAGAGTCTATGTACGATGAAGATGAAGTTCTACTAGCATTGGCAGAACAACTTGGACAATTCACTCCCCTTGTAGGAGGTCCAGAACATGTACACTGTTTACTG AAACCTTTAGAAACATTAGCAACAGTTGAAGAAACTGTAGTTCGAGACAAAGCAGTGGAGTCACTGAGAACTATCGCTGCCCAACACAGTCCGACAGATTTGGAAGAACAGTTTGTTCCCTTGATACATCGTTTAGCCACAGGAGATTGGTTCACATCAAGAACTTCGGCATGTGCTCTATTCAGTGTTTGTTACCCGCGAGTCAATCCGACAGTCAAAG CCTGCTTACGAAATCACTTCCGCAATTTGTGTCAAGATGACACACCAATGGCGCGTCGAGCTGCAGCCTCGAATTTAGGAGAATTTGCGAAAGTTATGGAAATTGAATGTGTAAAAGCCGATTTAATTCCAATGTTTGTCATTCTGGCTCAAGACGAACAA GATTCAGTTCGTCTTTTAACCGTTGAAGCGTGTGTTAGTATTGCATCTCTGTTACCTCAAGAAGATGTAGAACAATTACTTATGCCTACACTTCGACAGTGCGTAAGCGATCAATCGTGGCGTGTACGTTACATGGTGGCTGATAAATTCACTGAC CTTCAGAAAGCTTTAGGTCCAGAAATCACCAAAACGGATCTTGTACCAGCATTTCAAGTATTATTAAAAGATATAGAAGCTGAAGTACGAGCTGCAGCGGCCGATAAAGTCCGTGATTTCTGTCAAAATCTCGACAAATTTAACCAAGAGTCCATTATTATGACAAATATATTACCAATAGTTAAGGAACTTGTATCAGATCCAAATCAACATGTAAAATCAGCTCTAGCGAGTGTTATAATGGGTCTTAGTCCGATACTTGGAAAACACAA CACAATTGAACATCTGTTACCGTTATTCTTATCGCAACTTAGAGATGAATATTCAGAAGTTCGTTTAAATATTATCAGTAATTTAGAATGTGTTAACGAAGTTATTGGCATACAACAACTTTCACAGTCGCTTCTGCCAGCTATTGTTGAATTAGCCGAAGATTCAAAATGGCGAGTAAGATATGCCATTATAGA ATATATGCCATTACTAGCTGGGCAACTTGGTGTTGAATTCTTTGATGAGAAGCTCAACTCTTTATGCATGACTTGGTTAGTCGATCATGTTTATGCTATTAGAGAAGCAGCAACGTTAAACTTGAAAAAACTGGTAGAAAAATTCGGCCCTGAATGGGCGCAAAACACTGTAATACCTAAAGTGTTAGCAATGTCAAGGGATCAAAATTACCTTCACAGAATGACGTgtctattttgtattaat GTATTGGCTGAAGTATGCGGTCCGGAAATAACAACAAAAGTAATGCTTCCAACTGTCTTAGGAATGGCAACTGACAATGTTGCAAATGTACGATTTAATGTTGCTAAAACTCTTCAAAAGATCGGACCTTATCTTGAACCTAGCGCGGTACAGACTCAGGTAAAACCTGTGCTTGATAAGCTCAATACTGATAGTGATGTTGATGTAAAGTATTTTGCTTCAGAAGCAATTGCCGGCATCGCAG CGTAG
- the LOC114873067 gene encoding ornithine decarboxylase 1-like → MSRLSFNEIKQFEDSTNDADIIKSIIDTECEEEPFYILDVADVIEKHKDWISKMPRVTPHYAVKCNPDPTVIKILAAMNASFDCASEQEIRQVMKYGVIAERIIFANPAKCPSHIKFAKKMNVDKMTVDSEIELLKINDLFPEAKIVIRIRCDAKVTQIPLGSKFGCDPGEEAVRLIQFTKSLGLTLHGFSFHAGSPCGELKAYSRGIAMCKRLVAIARTIGFNDVQLIDIGGGFHGETGSCIDKLSSVINDAILDIDPSITIVSEPGQYYVASAFTLASYLHTKKIVPRGEKMIRMYYMNCGVYNSFVEELLDFKSRIPIPLYKPTSDEKYLSFVWGPTCDSLDCILKDVLLPEFQIGDWLIWRDMGAYSISLCCPFNGFSAPRVYPIIRDSQWKSFTTYINAGQKSQKPISWKNGVENAFTIKTS, encoded by the exons ATGTCTCGTTTGAGTTTCAATGAAATAAAGCAGTTCGAAGACAGTACGAACGATGCAGACATAATCAAAAGTATCATCGATACGGAGTGCGAAGAGGAACCATTCTACATTCTCGATGTGGCCGATGTGATAGAAAAACATAAAGATTGGATCAGTAAAATGCCAAGGGTTACACCTCACTACG CGGTCAAGTGTAATCCGGATCCCACGGTCATCAAAATCTTGGCAGCCATGAATGCCAGTTTCGACTGCGCCTCCGAG CAAGAAATAAGACAGGTGATGAAATACGGTGTGATAGCTGAACGGATTATCTTTGCGAATCCAGCTAAATGCCCGTCTCACATCAAGTTTGCCAAGAAGATGAACGTCGACAAGATGACGGTCGACAGCGAGATAGAACTGCTGAAGATCAATGACCTTTTTCCGGAGGCGAA AATAGTGATTCGTATTCGTTGCGATGCCAAGGTTACGCAAATACCGCTTGGTTCGAAATTTGGCTGCGATCCGGGCGAAGAGGCTGTGCGGTTGATACAATTCACTAAAAGTCTCGGCTTAACTTTGCACGGCTTCAGTTTTCATGCTGGCAGTCCGTGCGGTGAATTGAAAGCTTATAGTAGAGGTATTGCAATGTGCAAAAGACTGGTAGCCATCGCCAGGACAATCGGTTTCAACGATGTACAACTGATCGACATTGGGGGTGGTTTTCACGGGGAAACAGGATCGTGTATAGATAAA CTCTCTAGCGTCATCAATGATGCCATTTTGGACATCGATCCCAGTATTACGATCGTCAGTGAACCAGGACAATATTACGTGGCATCCGCGTTTACTCTCGCCTCCTATTTGCATACGAAGAAAATTGTCCCCCGTGGAGAGAAAATGATCAGAATGTATTATATGAATTGTGGAGTGTATAATTCATTTGTAGAGGAGCTGTTGGATTTCAAATCAAGAATACCAATTCCATTGTACAAG CCAACGAGCGACGAGAAATATCTTTCCTTTGTTTGGGGTCCAACTTGTGATTCTTTGGATTGTATATTGAAGGATGTGCTTTTGCCAGAATTTCAAATTGGTGATTGGTTGATTTGGAGAGATATGGGAGCCTACAGTATATCTCTCTGTTGTCCATTTAATGGTTTTTCCGCACCCCGAGTCTATCCAATTATAAGAGATAGTCAATG GAAATCGTTCACCACCTACATCAATGCAGGACAGAAATCACAGAAGCCTATCAGCTGGAAGAATGGAGTAGAGAATGCATTTACAATTAAAACAAGCTGA